ACTTGCTCTCCAGGGTGATCCACTTGTGTCCGTCTGGATGCACGATGCGATACAAGCTGGAGGCCTGACAAAGGTGTCCCTGGAACCGACTGGGGTCTTCCATAATCACGACAGGCTGGATCTGCCAGGGAGTCCTAGGGTGATCATGACGCCAGGGCATACCCCGGGCCATGCTGCCTTCAATCTCCAAGACGGAATGGCGATTGCGACTGGTGACGCTTGGGTAACCGGGCATGCAATCTCTTCGGAGAGTGGACCCCAAATGCTTCACGAAATTTTTCAGGGTGACAATGCTGCCGCCGGTCTTGCATTCAAGCACCTACAAGACCTAGAAGCTGCTGCCTGGTTGCCAGGGCATGGAGCACCCAAGTACTGATAAAGCGTAGAATTGCACTTTAGATGTATTCTTAGTGTTAGAGGCAAGCGACGAGCAGAGAGGGAAACCATGTCAACTGCGTCCCGTGCCAAGACTAGGACTCACTTCGTAGCGACCAATCTCGTCACGCCTGTCAGCGAGTCCAACCGGATGACACGCCAACGGTTGCCAAATGCCCATTTTCATTTGATGAAACGCACATAATTGACCCTATGGCACCAGTGACGAAATCTCGTATTGGCCGACCCTCCAAGGGACAACGGCATTCGTTCACAGTCAAGCTCGACATGGAGCGGACTGCGAAGCTCTTTGAGCTGCTCGAAATTCTCGATACAAATGGTATCGACTACATGGCGCCCATCATCGAAGCCCACCTCGATGCCGTTGACCTCGAACAACTACGCACGCAGGGGGCTTTGCCTATCGCGCAGGCTTCTTAAAGCAGAAGGCCCGCACTAGGCGGGCCTTGACTGAAAAACTCTCTAGTTTGAAACCGTGAAACTTCCCGGAATCCGTTTCAAACTAGTTCGACAACAGCGGCTTTGTCATGCCCGCTCTTGCTAAGGAATAACTCCATCATACACGCACATGCTTTTTTGGGTACAACCAGCTCAGTTGACACACACGGAGTGTCAGTCGAGGCATCTGTCCATGCTCAGGCATGGGCCTCGTTGGCGTCCTTGATAGCCGGCGCTCCCGTCATGCGTTTTGCCACGAGGGCAGGAAAGTACCCTCGCCCCCGGTTGGTCCCGCCTCGCATTACACGATCGCTGCCAAACCGCGCGGCCGCCGTCATGGTTCACGGCTCGGATGGATCCGTGCAGACATTGTGTTTGGATCTTGATACTTCCAAAGCTCTGCAAGGCGTGGTGGATGCTGACGCGGCCGCCATCAGCGCACTAGTGACTTCGTGTGGGCTTCGGTTCGTGGCAGACCACTCTCCCAGCGGTGGCCGTCACATCTACATTCCCTTGGTAGAACGTTTGGCGGCCGAGGATGCCCGCGAGCTTGTGGAAGCTCTCGCGTCTCGTTTCCCGAGTCTTGACCCTGGACCACACCAGAACATCACCGATGGTTGTATCCGCCCTCCGGGTTCTTGGCATAAGTCCATGACGGGCCACCAGGTCCTCGACACTCCCCTGCACGAGGCGTACGACATCATGCGCCTACGCAACCCTGCCACCGCCGTGGCTGCCCTGCGTCGCGCACTGGCTGCATCTATCCGCCAGGTGCGGACACGCAAAGATGCCCGCACCACAGCGGGTCTGACCGTGGCCACCACACCCAGAACTACCGGCCTTCTGTCGGCTCGCGGCACATCGGTGTTGCGTAAGGTTGCCCGCACCGGGATCTACGACACTGCCCGCTACAAGAGCGCCTCGGAAGCTCGTATGGCTGTCCTGTCCACCTCTCTAACTTCTCGATCACTCTTCCCCAAGTTCAGGAACGCCTGACAACTGACTTCGCTGGTCTCGCTGCCCTCTACCAAGACATGGCACACCTAGGCCGGCTGTTGCCCCTCGAATGGACAAAGCCCAAGCGTGGGTAGCCAGAAACAGGGAGTCCCTAATGCTGGGAAAGAATATAGCAATAAATGCGACACAGGCCATCCCTTAACCCACGG
The genomic region above belongs to Arthrobacter alpinus and contains:
- a CDS encoding MBL fold metallo-hydrolase — protein: MSLENWVAAERATTVADQIHHFEGPGSNWVVATEGRDFTLIDCGYPADLANVEKSISHLDLSWSDCTAILVTHAHVDHVGPLQLLSSTYGIPVLCSDQEADVLRGVVASQVTLDDVLALQGDPLVSVWMHDAIQAGGLTKVSLEPTGVFHNHDRLDLPGSPRVIMTPGHTPGHAAFNLQDGMAIATGDAWVTGHAISSESGPQMLHEIFQGDNAAAGLAFKHLQDLEAAAWLPGHGAPKY